From one Triticum aestivum cultivar Chinese Spring chromosome 4B, IWGSC CS RefSeq v2.1, whole genome shotgun sequence genomic stretch:
- the LOC123093555 gene encoding uncharacterized protein, with amino-acid sequence MASGGGYAWALAAGLNAALAAISAKFFAPMLLKYGMVILFNVTMWGCYVNSLKALSSLQATVTNFAANFISSGLAGYFLFQEPLPSKWFAGASLIILGVFILSKSSIEEKVNSD; translated from the exons ATGGCGAGCGGAGGCGGATACGCCTGGGCCCTCGCGGCGGGCCTCAACGCCGCGCTCGCCGCCATCTCCGCCAAGTTCTTCGCTCCCATG TTGCTCAAATACGGCATGGTGATACTTTTCAACGTGACAATGTGGGGGTGCTACGTGAACAGCCTCAAAGCTTTGTCCTCCCTCCAGGCAACAGTCACCAACTTCGCTGCCAACTTCATCTCGTCGGGTCTTGCAGGGTATTTCCTGTTTCAGGAGCCTCTGCCTTCCAAG TGGTTTGCAGGTGCCAGTCTCATCATTCTTGGTGTGTTCATCCTCAGCAAATCAAGCATTGAGGAGAAAGTGAACTCTGATTGA